Proteins encoded together in one Quercus lobata isolate SW786 chromosome 3, ValleyOak3.0 Primary Assembly, whole genome shotgun sequence window:
- the LOC115982720 gene encoding cytochrome P450 71B34-like translates to MALDTISLWLSLLFVLYLLLLLKKKMDERSSKKGLPPSPPKLPFIGNLHQLGELPHQSMWQLSKKYGSVMLLQLSGTIPTVIISSAEAAREVLKVHDLACCSRPPSACSKVLSYNYRDIAFAPYGDYWREIRKICVLELFSVKRVQSYQFIREEEVALLVDSISHYASSATPINLSEKLLALTASITFRIGSGNSFRRSGLDSERFQAVVHEVASLLGSFNASEFLPFVGWIIDTLSGRSKRLERVFHELDTLFQQVIDLHLDPERTKPEHEDFIDVLLRIEREQAKSIDAARFTKHNIKAVLLNIILGGVDTGSIIMIWAMAELAKNPRVMKKAQDEVRNFIGNKGKVTESDIDNLLYLKMIVKETFRLHPPAPLLLPRETMSHFKINGYDIYPKMLIQVNAWAIGRDPKHWKNPEEFIPERFMDNSIDFKGQNFELLPFGSGRRGCPGIYTATTTIELALANLLYCFNWKLPDGMKEEDIKMEEGAGLRLTTGKKTALNLVPIKLF, encoded by the exons ATGGCTCTTGATACCATATCTTTATGgctttctcttctctttgttCTCTATCTTCTATTGCTCTTGAAAAAAAAGATGGATGAGCGTAGTTCAAAGAAGGGCCTTCCACCAAGCCCTCCTAAGCTTCCTTTTATAGGTAACTTGCACCAACTTGGTGAGTTGCCTCACCAATCTATGTGGCAACTCTCCAAGAAATATGGCTCTGTGATGCTCCTTCAACTCAGTGGTACCATACCAACTGTCATAATATCTTCTGCTGAGGCTGCAAGGGAAGTCTTAAAAGTTCATGATCTTGCATGTTGCAGTAGACCTCCCTCAGCTTGCTCTAAAGTACTTTCCTACAATTATAGAGACATAGCTTTTGCACCTTATGGTGATTACTGGAGAGAGATAAGGAAAATATGTGTTCTTGAGCTTTTTAGCGTGAAGAGGGTGCAGTCCTATCAGTTCATTAGGGAAGAAGAAGTCGCTTTGCTTGTCGATTCTATATCTCACTATGCATCTTCTGCAACCCCTATTAATCTTTCTGAGAAGCTGCTTGCACTCACTGCAAGTATAACTTTCCGGATTGGTTCTGGTAACAGTTTCCGCAGGAGTGGTTTAGACAGTGAAAGGTTTCAAGCAGTGGTTCATGAGGTAGCGTCCCTGTTGGGAAGCTTCAATGCATCTGAATTCTTGCCCTTCGTCGGATGGATTATAGACACTTTATCTGGTAGATCTAAAAGGCTTGAAAGGGTTTTTCATGAGTTGGATACTTTATTCCAACAGGTCATTGATCTCCATCTTGATCCTGAGAGGACAAAACCAGAGCATGAAGACTTTATCGATGTGCTACTGAGAATTGAAAGGGAGCAAGCTAAGTCTATCGATGCTGCTCGGTTCACAAAACATAACATTAAGGCAGTCCTCTTG AATATAATTTTAGGTGGAGTTGACACTGGTTCAATTATCATGATATGGGCGATGGCAGAGCTTGCTAAGAACCCCAGAGTGATGAAAAAAGCACAAGATGAAGTTAGAAATTTCATTGGAAATAAAGGAAAAGTCACTGAAAGCGACATTGACAACCTTCTTTACCTAAAGATGATAGTTAAAGAAACTTTTAGATTGCATCCTCCAGCACCCCTACTTCTTCCAAGAGAAACCATGTCACACTTTAAGATCAATGGTTATGATATTTACCCAAAAATGTTAATCCAAGTTAATGCTTGGGCAATAGGACGAGATCCTAAACACTGGAAGAACCCAGAAGAATTCATCCCAGAAAGGTTCATGGATAACTCCATTGATTTTAAAggtcaaaattttgagttattgCCATTTGGATCTGGTCGAAGAGGTTGTCCTGGGATATATACGGCAACAACAACAATTGAGCTTGCACTTGCAAATCTTTTATATTGCTTCAATTGGAAATTACCTGATGGGATGAAAGAGGAAGATATCAAGATGGAAGAGGGAGCTGGTCTTAGACTTACTACCGGCAAAAAAACAGCTCTGAACCTTGTGCCGATCAAATTGTTTTAA